A single region of the Kryptolebias marmoratus isolate JLee-2015 linkage group LG10, ASM164957v2, whole genome shotgun sequence genome encodes:
- the marcksl1a gene encoding MARCKS-related protein 1-A yields MGAQLSKGGVAVEGKAAADPAAAKANGQENGHVKTNGDVSAKPDGEVAAADGNGTAEPAKEGEASGGDAIEPAPAAEGEAAKAEGEASKDGKKKKKFSLKNSFKFKGISLKKNKKASEEGKEETTPPTTEDKPEENGHTAKETKEETPAAEAKEDAAAAAAAAPAPEGETKAAEEAPPTEAAPTEEAAAAAPAEDTTPAASEGETKAE; encoded by the exons ATGGGAGCCCAGTTGTCCAAGGGTGGAGTAGCCGTGGAGGGGAAAGCCGCCGCCGACCCCGCTGCTGCCAAAGCCAACGGCCAG GAGAATGGTCATGTCAAAACCAACGGTGATGTTTCAGCCAAGCCTGACGGGGAAGTGGCTGCTGCAGATGGAAATGGAACCGCAGAGCCCGCCAAAGAAGGAGAAGCCAGCGGCGGAGATGCCATCGAGCCCGCTCCTGCTGCTGAGGGCGAGGCCGCCAAAGCAGAGGGCGAGGCCAGCAAAGAtggcaagaagaagaagaagttttcCCTGAAGAACTCCTTTAAGTTCAAGGGCATCTCActgaagaagaacaagaaggcCAGCGAGGAGGGCAAGGAGGAGACCACCCCCCCCACGACCGAGGATAAGCCCGAGGAGAACGGCCACACGGCCAAGGAAACCAAAGAGGAGACACCGGCTGCTGAGGCCAAAGAGGATgcggcggctgctgctgctgctgctcctgcaccCGAGGGAGAGACCAAGGCAGCAGAGGAGGCCCCACCAACAGAGGCTGCCCCCACCGAGgaggccgccgccgccgcccctGCTGAGGACACAACACCTGCAGCCTCTGAGGGCGAGACCAAGGCAGAGTGA
- the adi1 gene encoding 1,2-dihydroxy-3-keto-5-methylthiopentene dioxygenase, producing the protein MGLEAWYMDSFDEDQRKPHRLNPNQSVSLDELKKLGVYYWKLNADVYETDPELERIRKEQAYSYMDIITIQKDTLPNYEEKLKMFFEEHLHLDDEIRYILDGQAYFDVRDKEDRWIRIAMRKGDLITLPAGIYHRFTLDETNYTKAMRLFVGEPVWKAYNRPADDFDIRQKYVASLQGS; encoded by the exons ATGGGTTTAGAAGCCTGGTACATGGACAGTTTTGACGAGGACCAAAGAAAGCCACACAGGCTGAATCCAAACCAGTCCGTTTCCTTGGACGAGTTGAAGAAACTTGGAGTTTACTACTGGAAG ctgaatgcTGATGTTTATGAAACAGACCCAGAGCTGGAGAGGATCCGCAAAGAACAAGCCTACTCCTACATGGACATCATTACAATTCAGAAGGACACACTACCCAACTATGAGGAAAAG CTGAAGATGTTCTTTGAGGAGCATTTACACTTGGATGATGAGATTCGCTACATCCTGGATGGCCAGGCCTACTTTGACGTGCGGGACAAGGAGGACAGATGGATCCGAATTGCCATGAGAAAGGGAGACCTGATCACCCTGCCGGCCGGCATCTACCACCGCTTCACACTGGATGAGACG AACTACACCAAAGCCATGCGGCTGTTTGTGGGAGAGCCGGTGTGGAAGGCCTACAACCGACCAGCTGATGACTTCGACATCCGTCAGAAATATGTGGCTTCGCTGCAGGGATCCTGA